In the Haloplasma contractile SSD-17B genome, one interval contains:
- a CDS encoding glutaredoxin family protein, which translates to MREIKITILSKEDCHFCDVAKALFKQLKVEFNVNIEIIDINTPEGKTQAEKFGLGLLFLPGILINDHPFSYGRPSEKKLRKELMRLINE; encoded by the coding sequence ATGAGAGAAATAAAAATAACGATTCTATCAAAGGAAGACTGCCATTTTTGTGATGTTGCTAAAGCATTATTTAAGCAATTAAAAGTAGAATTTAATGTGAATATTGAAATTATAGATATAAACACACCTGAAGGAAAAACACAGGCCGAAAAGTTTGGACTTGGACTTTTATTTCTACCTGGTATATTAATAAATGATCATCCATTTTCATACGGTCGACCTTCAGAGAAAAAATTACGTAAAGAGCTTATGCGATTGATTAATGAATAA
- a CDS encoding peroxiredoxin family protein gives MTYKSKRKYKKKDNKKKNYVIIAGIGILVILLLFLIFYVSNDQSDQSGKVDYDVGDPGAGVKAPNINLPSTDGSTFDLSSYKGQTVLLYFQEGIMCQACWVQLKEIEDNFEEFENIGIDQIVTITTDPIGPLTEMVRINNFNTPVVSDDTVTVSKLYNTNLYGMPGMGTNYNGHSFILVDEEGIIKWRADYGKYTMYVPLDVLISDIKKG, from the coding sequence ATGACCTATAAGAGTAAAAGGAAATATAAAAAAAAGGATAATAAGAAAAAAAATTATGTAATCATTGCAGGAATAGGAATATTAGTAATTCTATTGCTATTTCTTATTTTTTATGTATCAAATGATCAATCAGATCAATCTGGAAAGGTAGATTATGATGTCGGAGATCCAGGAGCAGGAGTAAAAGCACCTAATATCAATTTACCATCAACAGACGGATCAACATTTGATTTATCTTCCTATAAAGGACAAACAGTATTACTATATTTTCAGGAGGGAATAATGTGTCAAGCTTGTTGGGTGCAATTAAAAGAGATCGAAGATAATTTTGAAGAATTTGAAAACATTGGAATTGATCAAATTGTGACGATTACTACAGATCCTATTGGACCACTTACTGAAATGGTACGAATAAATAATTTTAATACTCCTGTTGTGTCTGATGACACTGTTACGGTATCTAAATTGTACAATACTAATTTATACGGTATGCCTGGAATGGGGACAAATTACAATGGACATAGTTTTATACTAGTTGATGAAGAAGGTATCATTAAATGGCGTGCAGATTATGGAAAATACACCATGTACGTTCCTCTTGATGTCTTGATTTCAGATATAAAGAAAGGGTAA
- a CDS encoding cytochrome c biogenesis CcdA family protein, which produces MDMNILFGGSILAAFIAGIIALFAPCCISVMLPAYFAGAFQNRRQIVGMTLIFALGIATIIIPLVIGASFLINLINAQHTLVYLFGGLLMLGLGIFVLLGGQLHLPMRGGKVNNKTGPLSIYSLGVFSGVASACCAPVLAGVIALSTFATTFSLVLLLGIAYVMGMVLPLLVISLFWKKYDFKKSRLFRPKKFTYKIWKFKRSINGTALASGLLLSIMGIVAIQYSMTQDSMSQPTGWQYNVSLTLQKISNYLTNLLYWVPNWVTGGIVIIILIIAVKITINQINSHEEGVDKDDL; this is translated from the coding sequence ATGGATATGAATATATTGTTTGGGGGATCAATTTTGGCTGCATTTATAGCAGGTATAATTGCACTTTTCGCTCCCTGTTGTATATCAGTTATGTTACCTGCTTATTTTGCTGGAGCATTTCAAAATAGACGACAAATTGTAGGTATGACATTGATTTTTGCTTTAGGAATCGCAACCATCATAATTCCCTTAGTAATTGGGGCATCATTCTTAATAAATTTAATTAATGCACAGCATACGCTTGTTTATTTATTTGGCGGTCTATTAATGCTCGGCCTTGGGATTTTTGTTTTACTAGGAGGGCAACTCCACTTACCAATGCGAGGTGGAAAAGTGAATAATAAAACTGGACCACTAAGTATTTATTCACTAGGAGTGTTTTCTGGAGTTGCATCTGCTTGTTGTGCGCCTGTTTTGGCAGGAGTAATTGCATTATCAACTTTTGCGACAACATTCAGTCTTGTATTATTACTTGGCATCGCATATGTTATGGGGATGGTGCTTCCGTTATTAGTTATTTCGTTGTTTTGGAAAAAATATGACTTTAAAAAGTCCCGATTGTTTAGGCCTAAGAAATTTACTTATAAGATTTGGAAATTTAAGCGGTCTATTAATGGGACAGCATTAGCAAGTGGTTTATTATTATCAATTATGGGAATTGTTGCGATTCAATACAGCATGACTCAAGATTCTATGTCACAGCCAACTGGTTGGCAATATAATGTGTCATTAACACTTCAAAAAATTTCTAACTATTTAACTAACTTACTGTATTGGGTTCCAAATTGGGTAACAGGTGGAATAGTAATTATAATATTGATTATTGCAGTTAAGATTACAATTAATCAAATCAATAGTCATGAAGAAGGGGTAGACAAAGATGACCTATAA
- the lgt gene encoding prolipoprotein diacylglyceryl transferase, producing MKTFHLFGLPISFLGLMTMIGVLVGLYIAKKEVKRRGLNVDVLDDLALYTVTSGVLGARLFYILFYNLNYYIKHPVDIIKIYDGGMSIHGALFTAFIVAFVYIRKNNLSFLKYADAVAPSIILGQGIGRVGCDVFGKPMDDPKFWGVMFHGQIAHPVQVYEFMLNYLVFFILWRIRKHTKYDGQLFFLYVILFSINRGIVEFFRINPIIFGWFSISHLLSLLFILLTLIVMYFVKKNDSNLIIRGIDFKKDKKKELFKDCLFVIIIVIISLFIFYTVQS from the coding sequence ATGAAAACTTTTCATTTGTTTGGGTTACCTATTAGTTTCCTGGGTTTGATGACGATGATTGGTGTGTTAGTAGGACTATATATTGCCAAAAAAGAAGTTAAAAGAAGAGGGTTAAATGTAGATGTTCTAGATGATTTAGCTTTGTATACGGTGACTTCGGGTGTTCTTGGTGCAAGGTTGTTCTATATTCTATTTTATAACTTAAATTATTATATAAAACATCCTGTAGATATAATCAAAATATATGATGGTGGTATGTCTATTCATGGAGCCTTATTTACCGCATTTATCGTAGCCTTTGTGTACATAAGAAAGAATAATCTAAGTTTTTTAAAATATGCAGATGCAGTTGCACCCTCAATAATACTTGGACAGGGAATTGGTAGAGTAGGCTGTGATGTTTTTGGAAAACCAATGGATGATCCAAAATTTTGGGGAGTGATGTTTCATGGACAAATTGCTCACCCTGTACAGGTATATGAATTTATGCTAAACTATTTAGTATTTTTCATACTATGGAGAATTCGAAAACATACGAAATATGATGGTCAATTATTTTTCTTATACGTTATTCTGTTCTCAATAAACAGAGGGATTGTAGAGTTCTTCCGAATAAATCCTATTATTTTTGGATGGTTCTCGATTTCACATTTACTGAGTTTATTATTTATATTACTTACACTTATAGTGATGTATTTTGTAAAGAAGAACGACTCGAATTTGATTATTAGAGGAATTGATTTTAAAAAAGATAAAAAGAAAGAATTATTTAAAGATTGTCTTTTTGTAATTATTATTGTAATCATTTCGTTATTTATCTTTTACACTGTCCAATCTTAG
- a CDS encoding SHOCT domain-containing protein — protein sequence MMYGYRNGFDCGGFGGYDGFLGQWSFLIPLLIIGIVIYLVFKLMNQDHRQNKDSLINELKMKYINGEISEQEYLQKKKLISK from the coding sequence ATGATGTACGGATATAGAAATGGATTTGATTGTGGAGGATTTGGAGGTTATGATGGCTTTTTAGGACAATGGAGTTTTCTAATTCCATTACTGATTATAGGTATTGTAATCTACCTTGTCTTTAAGTTAATGAATCAAGATCATCGTCAAAATAAAGATTCACTAATCAATGAACTGAAAATGAAGTATATTAACGGTGAGATATCAGAGCAAGAATATTTACAAAAGAAAAAGTTAATTAGTAAATAA
- a CDS encoding SHOCT domain-containing protein, producing MLIFIVIIGYIIYVSVKDNQGIQIPNRSQDSTPLELLKTILVNGEISEEEYLKRKQIIQGK from the coding sequence ATGTTGATCTTTATAGTTATTATAGGTTATATCATTTATGTTTCAGTAAAAGACAATCAAGGTATACAAATACCAAATCGCTCACAGGATAGCACCCCTTTAGAATTATTAAAAACAATATTAGTTAATGGTGAAATTTCTGAAGAAGAGTACCTAAAACGCAAGCAAATTATTCAAGGTAAATAA
- a CDS encoding DUF2933 domain-containing protein yields MLENKEVNPEHNKDCQHDNESKHKHHGHNHGLMMILCLLPMGLFMYYLYSKSTSVNESPWLFAFLILCPIMHLFMMRGMHKHSGDEDVQEQEVDEI; encoded by the coding sequence ATGTTAGAGAACAAAGAAGTGAATCCAGAACATAATAAAGATTGTCAACATGATAATGAATCTAAACATAAACACCATGGACACAATCATGGTTTAATGATGATTTTATGCTTACTACCTATGGGACTTTTCATGTATTACTTATACTCAAAATCTACAAGTGTAAATGAAAGTCCATGGCTATTCGCATTTCTCATATTGTGTCCAATCATGCATTTATTTATGATGCGTGGAATGCATAAACATAGTGGGGATGAAGACGTGCAAGAGCAGGAAGTAGATGAAATCTAA
- a CDS encoding sensor histidine kinase encodes MTLLNRITIVLAISALLLITLFFGVTNYIINASFNTYMSENLEKRDADLVDYIENTYQSNGSFSDDVLLNLSHQAMTNNITITIMGQDQTIIWKSSQGMIDGGMMGGMMGGPQKGQYIENSYTVDATNKPTLYVLIGQYESTLLSREDVKFRNSLNNGLIISAVLGIVLATSLGVFLAQNISKPIKNLKEATDRLRYGNLKERVTLDSNTREINDLKDSINYLASTLEEQEQLRKRLTSDVSHELRTPLHALQNQFEAMIDGVFEPTKERIETCNNEVFRLANLVKDLEKLTSLDQTDDKLNKERYPLSEIMLPVIHQFESVVKAKQITIQFEKVNNPDLHIDKDKMTQVMFNLLSNAYDFTEQGGKITVTTRQEQKDAVITVSDTGIGISEQDIKHIFERFYRVEQSRNRETGGAGLGLSIVNSIIQAHNGDINVYSKLNEGTIFTITLPIKHSK; translated from the coding sequence ATGACATTATTAAACCGAATTACAATTGTATTAGCAATAAGTGCACTCTTATTAATAACACTCTTTTTTGGAGTAACGAACTACATAATTAACGCATCATTTAATACGTATATGAGCGAAAATTTAGAAAAACGCGATGCTGATTTAGTTGACTACATTGAAAATACGTATCAATCAAATGGATCATTCAGTGATGATGTACTGTTAAACTTATCACATCAAGCAATGACCAATAACATCACAATTACAATAATGGGACAAGATCAAACCATCATATGGAAGTCTAGTCAGGGCATGATAGACGGTGGCATGATGGGGGGTATGATGGGTGGACCACAAAAAGGTCAATATATAGAAAATAGTTATACGGTAGACGCCACAAATAAACCTACCCTATATGTTTTAATTGGACAGTATGAATCCACATTATTATCTAGAGAAGACGTTAAGTTTAGAAACTCACTTAACAACGGTTTGATTATTTCAGCTGTGCTTGGTATTGTATTAGCGACATCCTTGGGTGTATTTCTAGCACAAAATATTTCAAAACCAATAAAAAATTTAAAAGAAGCAACTGATCGTTTAAGATATGGAAACCTAAAAGAAAGAGTAACTTTAGATTCCAATACTAGAGAAATAAATGACTTGAAGGATTCTATCAATTATCTAGCTAGTACATTAGAAGAACAGGAACAGTTAAGAAAACGGTTGACTTCAGATGTCTCACACGAACTTAGAACACCATTACATGCACTACAAAATCAATTTGAAGCAATGATTGATGGTGTATTTGAACCGACTAAAGAACGAATAGAGACCTGTAACAATGAAGTTTTTCGATTAGCAAATTTAGTAAAAGATCTTGAAAAATTAACGTCTTTAGATCAAACAGATGACAAATTAAATAAAGAGCGATATCCACTTTCGGAAATCATGTTACCAGTTATTCATCAATTTGAATCGGTTGTTAAGGCTAAACAAATCACGATTCAATTTGAGAAAGTTAATAATCCGGATCTCCACATAGATAAAGATAAAATGACACAGGTAATGTTTAACCTACTATCCAATGCGTACGATTTTACTGAACAAGGTGGTAAAATTACTGTCACTACTAGGCAGGAACAAAAAGACGCCGTCATAACTGTAAGTGACACAGGAATCGGTATTTCGGAACAAGATATTAAACACATATTTGAGCGTTTTTACAGAGTTGAACAATCAAGAAATCGTGAAACAGGTGGAGCAGGACTTGGATTATCGATTGTGAATAGTATTATTCAAGCTCACAATGGTGACATTAACGTTTACAGTAAACTTAATGAAGGAACAATCTTTACAATCACATTACCAATTAAACATTCAAAATAA
- a CDS encoding response regulator transcription factor, with the protein MKKILIIEDEKNVIEVVEAYLTKEGYTVYKSTNGKEGLSIFNQKAPDLLVLDLMLPDISGEEICKEVRKKSNVPIIMLTAKSAVEDRIKGLSIGADDYLVKPFSPKELVMRVRTVLRRLSNTEPLSDVISFRNDDLKIDVIQHKVFKKGNEVNLTPVEYKLLSLLIKNVNRVYTREDLIEKVLGADFEGYDRTIDSHIKNLRKKIEDNPKQPIYIKTVIRVGYKFEGE; encoded by the coding sequence ATGAAAAAAATATTAATTATTGAGGATGAAAAAAATGTAATTGAAGTTGTGGAAGCATATTTGACAAAGGAAGGCTATACTGTCTATAAATCAACAAATGGTAAAGAGGGATTGTCTATATTTAATCAAAAAGCTCCTGATTTATTGGTGTTAGATCTAATGTTGCCCGATATCTCAGGAGAAGAAATTTGTAAAGAAGTCCGTAAGAAATCAAATGTTCCCATTATCATGTTAACAGCTAAAAGTGCAGTTGAAGATCGAATTAAAGGACTAAGTATCGGAGCCGATGATTACTTAGTTAAACCCTTTAGCCCTAAGGAATTGGTGATGCGTGTACGCACAGTGCTGCGCCGATTATCTAATACCGAACCTTTATCAGATGTTATATCGTTTAGAAATGATGATTTAAAAATAGATGTTATTCAACATAAAGTATTTAAAAAGGGGAATGAAGTTAATTTAACACCAGTTGAGTATAAACTATTATCATTATTGATTAAGAATGTAAACAGAGTGTATACGAGAGAAGATTTAATTGAAAAGGTATTAGGCGCAGATTTTGAAGGATACGATCGTACAATTGATTCTCACATTAAAAACTTGAGAAAGAAAATTGAAGACAATCCAAAACAACCGATTTATATAAAAACAGTAATCAGAGTCGGGTATAAATTTGAAGGTGAATAA
- a CDS encoding multicopper oxidase domain-containing protein → MYRRSTYKTYGYNGNFFSPVIRVRLGNQVRINVKNKLNI, encoded by the coding sequence ATTTATAGAAGGAGTACCTACAAAACCTACGGATATAACGGGAATTTCTTTAGTCCTGTTATTCGTGTGAGACTAGGCAATCAGGTACGTATTAATGTTAAAAACAAACTGAATATATAA
- a CDS encoding four-helix bundle copper-binding protein — protein sequence MGIIGNVKNDKMQDCINKCMQCLQACEECLTLCITGPNKDEKVQCMTILRDCIDICNIAIKFMARGSEHAKHICEECAEICEACAAECEKLSTDHCKKCAEICRECAEECRKML from the coding sequence ATGGGTATCATCGGTAATGTAAAAAATGACAAGATGCAAGATTGCATTAATAAGTGTATGCAGTGTCTACAAGCTTGTGAAGAATGTTTAACATTATGTATCACTGGTCCTAATAAAGATGAAAAGGTACAGTGTATGACAATATTACGTGACTGTATTGATATTTGTAACATTGCAATTAAATTTATGGCTCGTGGTAGTGAGCACGCGAAACATATCTGCGAAGAATGTGCAGAAATTTGTGAAGCATGTGCAGCTGAATGTGAAAAGTTAAGCACAGACCACTGTAAGAAATGCGCAGAGATTTGTCGTGAATGTGCTGAAGAATGTAGAAAAATGCTTTAA
- a CDS encoding four-helix bundle copper-binding protein, translating into MNYSYDMYPSQQQYMDMGTGFTTMPAMYPHKQFVNKVENCAATCFNMMSKMVDKQDVRQREQQIKLLHDCARICQSQVVYTVVSSDFDRAHANFCASVCERCGNECLRFQDAESQNCARICLDCAEACRRHAGMM; encoded by the coding sequence ATGAATTATTCTTATGATATGTATCCATCACAACAACAATATATGGATATGGGAACTGGATTTACGACTATGCCTGCTATGTATCCACACAAGCAATTTGTAAATAAGGTGGAGAACTGTGCTGCTACTTGTTTTAATATGATGTCTAAAATGGTTGATAAGCAAGATGTACGACAACGTGAACAACAAATAAAGCTATTACATGATTGTGCAAGAATTTGTCAATCACAAGTCGTTTATACAGTGGTAAGTAGTGACTTTGACCGAGCACATGCAAACTTCTGTGCGAGTGTTTGTGAACGTTGTGGTAATGAATGTTTAAGATTCCAAGATGCAGAATCACAAAACTGTGCTAGAATTTGTCTAGACTGTGCAGAAGCATGTAGAAGACATGCAGGGATGATGTAA
- a CDS encoding immunoglobulin-like domain-containing protein encodes MRVKRRILFLFIITSFLILANRSEHIIASDANTCSPDATPPVISGTGDFVVEVGSQAHDYLEGVTADDNCGDYKLFVQSDYVNLNKVGSYPLYYFAIDPNFNATEVVVTVHVKYDITAPKLDGIEDLEFSVHDVLSDNLFLDHVTANDNRDGDVTDEISVDYSAVVPTEVGVYDVVYTVTDATGNKAEEIIQVTIYDDEAPTIELPDPMPTIEVFSTEPDWKSYITVTDNYDLNPNVVITDNNVDLNTLGEYTITFKATDSEGNETTETMTVQVVDTTDPVIVVSDEEYEVHSDEPTWADLVAVTDNYDDNVTIDIDYSSLDFSAVGTYTVTVTATDASGNESTATFEVSIMDTTDPVITVEDHSYEVYSDEPTWADLVTAADNYDETVTIDIDYSSVDFDIVGMYTVTVTATDANGNEAVDTFEVSIVDTTAPVVEVEDQTIEVFSDLPTWSNMITVTDNYDTDVTIDVDATVVDMNVLGTYTVTVTATDASGNETVVTFTITIIDTVKPEFNTIDPFTYLIGDPEIDYLEHVVVTDNYDGVISNDQVIVYTEFIDLTTDGYYPITFEVMDSSGNYNSYTTYVHVYDEDAPVFDGLENITIATGYTVDYLSGVTATDNIQNDISDKIIVDDSRVDYDTPGVYRVNYIVTDLSGNVTIKPINITIVEDTTEPVIAGTRDFTVEVNFDAPNYLEGVTVSDDFDSNVTINVDSSDVDLETVDTYDLVYTATDQDGNTVTISKTVTVQDTISPSIVGINTGGLSTEVGDSAPDYLDGVTATDNYDTDLTVEVDSSDVDLDTVGQYEVIYTVTDDAGNITSETIYIKVIDVIAPTLSGVEDKTITVGDSFDPKEGITVTDNFDAISDILVIVSGDYDVDRAGTYDITITAIDSSNNERPVTFTLTVEEAPVEDSNDVIIYTLIGLGLIALLIGSAVVVMKIKKRRQEEELE; translated from the coding sequence GTGAGAGTGAAGAGACGTATCTTATTTTTATTTATCATCACAAGTTTCTTAATACTAGCAAATAGATCCGAACATATTATAGCAAGCGATGCAAATACTTGTTCACCGGATGCAACCCCACCCGTGATTTCAGGTACCGGTGATTTTGTAGTGGAAGTTGGTTCTCAAGCACATGATTATCTAGAGGGCGTAACTGCTGACGATAACTGTGGTGATTACAAGTTATTTGTACAATCAGATTATGTCAACTTAAATAAAGTTGGATCCTATCCACTTTACTACTTTGCCATCGATCCAAACTTTAACGCAACAGAGGTAGTTGTTACAGTTCACGTCAAGTATGATATTACCGCACCAAAACTTGATGGAATAGAAGATTTAGAATTTAGTGTTCATGACGTATTGTCTGACAATCTATTCTTAGATCATGTTACAGCAAATGATAACCGAGATGGCGATGTTACAGACGAGATATCAGTTGATTATTCAGCTGTCGTCCCTACAGAGGTTGGCGTTTATGACGTCGTATATACGGTTACAGATGCCACAGGAAATAAGGCAGAGGAAATAATTCAAGTAACGATTTATGATGACGAAGCTCCGACAATCGAATTACCGGACCCAATGCCAACAATCGAAGTATTCAGTACTGAACCAGATTGGAAATCGTACATCACCGTAACCGATAATTACGATTTAAATCCTAATGTAGTGATTACCGACAACAACGTAGACTTAAACACGTTAGGGGAATACACGATTACATTTAAGGCAACTGACTCAGAAGGTAATGAAACGACAGAAACGATGACGGTACAAGTAGTCGATACGACTGATCCAGTAATCGTAGTATCTGACGAGGAGTATGAGGTACATAGTGACGAGCCAACTTGGGCGGACCTAGTAGCTGTAACGGATAACTATGATGATAACGTGACTATTGATATTGACTATTCAAGCCTAGACTTCAGTGCAGTAGGAACATACACAGTAACTGTTACTGCAACTGATGCGAGTGGTAACGAATCAACTGCTACTTTCGAAGTATCAATCATGGATACAACAGACCCTGTCATCACGGTAGAAGATCATAGCTATGAAGTTTACAGCGATGAACCTACTTGGGCAGACTTAGTAACAGCAGCAGATAACTATGATGAGACTGTTACGATTGATATTGACTATTCAAGCGTAGACTTTGACATAGTAGGAATGTATACAGTAACGGTAACTGCTACCGATGCTAATGGAAACGAGGCAGTAGACACATTCGAAGTATCGATTGTTGATACAACGGCCCCTGTTGTTGAAGTAGAAGACCAGACAATAGAAGTATTTAGTGACCTTCCTACTTGGTCAAACATGATTACAGTTACGGATAACTATGATACAGATGTTACAATTGATGTTGACGCTACGGTTGTTGATATGAATGTATTAGGAACGTACACGGTAACAGTGACTGCTACTGATGCTAGTGGTAATGAAACAGTTGTGACCTTCACTATTACAATCATAGATACAGTAAAGCCTGAATTTAATACCATTGATCCATTCACCTACTTGATCGGTGACCCTGAAATTGATTATCTAGAACATGTAGTGGTAACCGATAATTACGACGGTGTTATTTCAAATGACCAAGTGATTGTTTATACTGAGTTCATAGACTTAACAACAGATGGATACTACCCAATTACATTTGAAGTGATGGATTCAAGTGGGAACTACAACTCATATACAACGTATGTACATGTTTACGATGAAGATGCACCAGTATTTGATGGATTAGAAAACATCACAATCGCAACAGGTTATACAGTTGATTACCTGTCAGGCGTAACAGCAACAGATAACATTCAGAATGATATCTCGGACAAAATCATAGTTGATGACTCACGTGTTGATTACGACACTCCTGGTGTATACAGAGTGAACTACATTGTGACCGATTTAAGTGGTAACGTGACAATAAAACCAATTAATATAACAATTGTAGAAGATACGACAGAACCTGTAATAGCGGGAACACGAGATTTCACAGTAGAAGTTAATTTTGATGCTCCTAACTATCTGGAGGGTGTTACGGTTAGTGATGACTTTGATTCTAATGTAACAATCAACGTAGATAGTAGTGACGTAGACCTAGAAACAGTAGATACGTATGACCTTGTTTATACAGCTACAGACCAAGACGGGAACACAGTAACCATTTCAAAAACGGTCACTGTACAAGATACGATTTCGCCTTCAATCGTTGGTATTAATACTGGAGGACTTTCAACAGAAGTAGGAGATTCTGCACCCGATTACTTAGATGGTGTAACCGCAACAGATAACTATGATACTGATTTAACAGTTGAAGTTGATAGCAGTGACGTAGACTTAGACACAGTAGGTCAATACGAGGTTATTTATACAGTGACAGATGATGCGGGTAATATAACTTCAGAGACAATTTATATAAAAGTAATAGATGTGATTGCTCCAACACTATCAGGAGTTGAAGACAAAACAATCACAGTTGGCGACTCGTTTGACCCTAAAGAAGGGATCACCGTTACGGATAACTTTGATGCTATCTCAGATATATTGGTGATCGTATCTGGTGACTACGATGTAGACAGAGCGGGAACTTATGACATTACAATAACAGCCATAGACTCAAGTAACAACGAAAGACCCGTAACGTTTACGTTAACAGTTGAAGAAGCTCCTGTAGAAGATTCAAACGATGTAATAATCTATACATTAATTGGACTAGGACTTATCGCCTTATTAATCGGCTCTGCAGTAGTTGTTATGAAAATTAAGAAGCGTCGACAAGAGGAAGAATTAGAATAG
- a CDS encoding ankyrin repeat domain-containing protein, whose amino-acid sequence MSYLKLLKILLYTGLFPFTLFLLVRELLFYFKNKNQFNHYSYERYKQNKNWVPTLHSNPLTVIIATSIILGMCLSLMFVFELLDQNVALILGIFILILVYANTVMSNKRMVKQVVKNKHIYRLGVEQEVYIENKVDELKNQIKIKELKNDLKGLETIFDYIESSKRNTTSINDVLGYEELIYFQFNAIRNFYDKQLEYLNAYENRIRHDVEESIKYKGNLLKNIKEDLHLMRQMSVSRELVDELLRYIANFNSFMKHNIASIIDLTEPLSQEFINYLERIRALRRLTPEQYFDMISGSLSDMELEQVKALIDSRREVLTVSDPNGNSLLHHAVMNNKLPLAEFLLNNDISVNLKNKSGYTALHYANKNNNQEMINFLMKRGAFIEFVIHDLNDENDPI is encoded by the coding sequence GTGTCATACTTGAAGTTACTAAAAATTTTATTATATACAGGTTTATTTCCCTTTACACTTTTTCTCTTAGTAAGGGAATTACTATTCTATTTTAAAAACAAAAATCAATTTAATCATTACTCATATGAACGGTATAAACAGAATAAGAACTGGGTTCCTACCCTTCATTCAAATCCATTAACCGTCATAATTGCTACTTCTATTATACTGGGTATGTGCCTCAGCCTAATGTTTGTGTTTGAACTATTAGACCAGAACGTTGCTTTAATTCTAGGGATTTTTATTCTAATTCTTGTTTATGCGAATACCGTAATGAGCAATAAACGAATGGTTAAACAGGTTGTAAAAAATAAACATATCTATAGGTTAGGTGTTGAACAAGAAGTTTATATTGAAAACAAAGTAGATGAGTTGAAAAATCAGATTAAGATCAAAGAGTTAAAAAACGACCTTAAAGGGTTAGAAACGATTTTTGATTATATTGAATCATCGAAGCGAAATACTACCTCAATTAATGATGTATTAGGATATGAGGAATTGATTTACTTTCAATTTAATGCCATACGAAACTTTTATGACAAGCAACTTGAGTATTTAAATGCGTATGAAAATCGAATTCGTCATGATGTAGAGGAATCAATTAAGTATAAAGGGAACCTATTAAAAAACATTAAAGAAGATTTGCATTTAATGCGTCAAATGAGTGTGAGTCGGGAACTAGTCGATGAACTTTTACGCTATATCGCTAATTTTAACTCGTTTATGAAGCATAATATCGCATCTATTATTGATTTAACCGAACCTTTAAGCCAGGAGTTTATCAATTATTTAGAGCGAATTCGCGCACTACGAAGATTAACACCAGAACAATATTTTGATATGATTTCGGGTAGTCTTTCTGATATGGAGTTAGAACAGGTTAAGGCGCTGATCGATAGTAGGCGGGAAGTATTAACCGTTTCTGACCCTAATGGCAATTCGCTACTTCATCATGCTGTGATGAACAATAAGCTACCCTTAGCCGAATTTCTACTCAATAACGACATTTCCGTAAACCTAAAAAACAAAAGTGGATACACGGCACTACATTATGCAAATAAAAATAACAATCAAGAAATGATCAATTTCTTAATGAAGCGCGGTGCATTCATTGAGTTTGTTATACATGATTTAAACGATGAGAACGATCCAATTTAA